One genomic segment of Terriglobia bacterium includes these proteins:
- a CDS encoding NHL repeat-containing protein: MAQQGPSSQNQNRNAAQLFAVLPDGATGPEGLAVGPDGNVYVATFGFNQNGGVTGLGQLYVFNREGRFLRQVSIAGSSPHPLGIAFHPQTGALLVADFGGGQVLSVDPRTGASKVFMTVTGSSGLNAITFDQAGNVYVSDSFQGIIWKTGSAGGPGTAWVTDALLTTSGIPPFGANGMEFNHAGNTLFVANTGNDTVVQIPVTNGAPGKPAVFVNSINGADGLAIDAHDNLWVAANQGDEIDVVSPSGKLLAKLGDFEGVDGNGLPHGLLFPASLSFSNDGKFLYITNLALDLRVFGLTQAVDSQWCAQVRHFTVSRMRARFNALGQGDNDGHK; this comes from the coding sequence ATGGCCCAGCAAGGACCGTCAAGCCAAAACCAGAACCGCAACGCCGCTCAACTCTTCGCCGTATTGCCGGACGGCGCCACCGGTCCGGAAGGCCTGGCGGTTGGCCCGGACGGCAACGTCTACGTGGCCACTTTTGGCTTCAACCAGAATGGCGGCGTCACCGGGCTTGGCCAGTTGTACGTGTTCAATCGTGAAGGCCGGTTTCTGCGGCAGGTAAGCATCGCCGGCTCCAGCCCGCATCCGCTGGGGATCGCCTTTCATCCCCAGACCGGCGCCTTGCTGGTGGCCGACTTCGGCGGAGGCCAGGTCCTCAGCGTTGACCCGCGCACCGGAGCGTCAAAAGTTTTTATGACCGTCACCGGAAGCTCCGGGCTGAACGCAATCACCTTTGATCAGGCTGGCAACGTTTATGTTTCCGATTCCTTCCAGGGGATCATCTGGAAGACCGGTTCCGCCGGAGGTCCCGGCACGGCGTGGGTGACCGATGCTTTGCTTACCACCTCGGGTATCCCGCCCTTCGGCGCCAACGGCATGGAGTTCAACCACGCAGGCAACACGCTGTTTGTGGCCAACACCGGCAATGACACCGTGGTACAGATTCCGGTCACCAACGGCGCCCCCGGCAAACCTGCGGTGTTTGTGAACAGCATCAACGGAGCGGACGGCCTGGCCATTGATGCCCATGACAATCTCTGGGTCGCCGCCAACCAGGGCGACGAAATTGACGTGGTCAGCCCCAGCGGAAAACTCCTGGCCAAACTCGGCGACTTTGAAGGCGTGGACGGCAACGGCCTGCCCCATGGACTGCTGTTTCCGGCTAGCTTGTCGTTCAGCAACGACGGCAAGTTTTTGTACATCACCAACCTGGCGCTGGATTTGCGCGTGTTCGGCCTGACGCAGGCGGTTGATTCGCAGTGGTGCGCCCAGGTCCGGCACTTCACCGTGTCGCGCATGCGCGCGCGCTTCAACGCGCTGGGACAAGGAGATAACGACGGCCACAAGTAA